The Parambassis ranga chromosome 19, fParRan2.1, whole genome shotgun sequence genome contains a region encoding:
- the LOC114452047 gene encoding uncharacterized protein LOC114452047 has translation MSSSYNLRATTTGSRQPCSGLRKPQMSGIPTGIQRAAPGLKLPSGRTNVASSSSTEKLCGPTVPNPVIKPSQASKHTLSRGDNLPVSKRKKMDLPVSSDSVEAPTSDTTKGTRNLKQPAASRKAVPAKTQRDDAAVAKSTLETSTSCDAAKGARALKPPSSQRALPGKQQAHEAAGPANTVESSTLCDAASRARPLKMPATTCQGALQAKHGCAKCVELEEDLKTKSEEIRRLKKELLKYRTQAEEC, from the exons ATGTCAAGCTCCTACAACTTGCGTGCTACGACAACAG GATCCAGGCAGCCCTGTTCTGGCTTGCGGAAGCCCCAGATGAGCGGTATCCCAACAGGCATCCAGAGAGCTGCACCAGGTCTGAAGCTGCCATCAGGAAGAACTAATGTAGCATCCTCATCAAGTACAGAGAAACTCTGTGGACCTACAG TCCCTAACCCTGTTATAAAGCCTTCACAAGCAAGTAAGCACACTTTATCCAGAGGTGACAACTTACCAGtatcaaagaggaagaaaatgg ACCTTCCTGTATCATCTGATAGTGTTGAAGCACCAACATCTGATACTACAAAAGGAACCAGAAATTTAAAACAGCCTGCAGCTAGTCGGAAAGCTGTGCCTGCTAAAACCCAAAGAGATG atgctgcagtggccaaaagTACCTTGGAAACCTCAACATCATGTGATGCTGCCAAAGGAGCCAGAGCTCTGAAGCCTCCGTCAAGTCAGAGAGCTCTCCCAGGAAAACAACAAGCTCATG AAGCTGCAGGACCAGCAAATACTGTGGAAAGCTCAACCTTGTGTGATGCTGCCAGCCGAGCCAGACCTCTGAAAATGCCTGCAACCACCTGCCAAGGAGCTCTGCAGGCTAAACATG GTTGTGCCAAATGTGTTGAACTTGAAGAGGATCTCAAAACAAAATCAGAAGAAATAAGAAGGCTGAAAAAAG agCTGCTGAAGTATAGGACTCAAGCGGAAGAATGCTGA